GCGTCCGCGCGCCCCGTGCTCGCGCCCCGGCGTCCCGCTTTCCTGATCCCTCGGCCACCTGCGCACCCTACGTCGTACCCCCGGTAACTTTCCCGTCCCCGACCCCTACCCATCAGTACGAAGCTGTTCTACGCTCCGATTGCGCCAGTGTTCACTGGCGGAGTCGTGCGGACCAGGAGGCGTCGGGATGACCGAGCACGAGCATGTACGGGTGGCGGTGATCGGGTCCGGGTTCGGCGGGCTGGGAGCCGCGGTGCGGCTGCGCCGCGAGGGCATCACCGACTTCGTCGTCCTGGAGCGGGCCGACAGCGTGGGCGGCACCTGGCGGGACAACAGCTACCCCGGGTGCGCCTGTGACGTCCCGTCGCACCTGTACTCGTTCTCGTTCGCGCCCAACCCCGAGTGGCCGCGCACCTTCTCCGGCCAGGAGCACATCCGGGCCTACCTGGAACACGTGGCCGACGTCTTCCGGCTGCGCCCGCATCTGCGGTTCAACTCCGAGGTGCGGATGATGACCTGGGACGCGGAGAAGCTGCGCTGGGGGATCGAGACGAGCAGCGGCTACCTCACGGCGGACCTCGTGGTCTCCGCGACCGGGCCGCTGTCCGACCCCAAGATCCCCGAGATCCCCGGGATCGCCACGTTCACCGGCAAGGTGTTCCACTCCGCCCGCTGGGACCACGACTACGACCTGCGCGGCAAGCGCGTCGCCATGATCGGCACCGGGGCCTCGGCCATCCAGATCGTGCCGGCGATCCAGCCGGACGTCTCCCGGCTCACCCTGTTCCAGCGCACCCCGCCCTGGGTGATGCCGCGGGTCGACCGGGCGATCACCGGTGCCGAGCGGTGGCTGCACCGGCAGCTGCCGTTCACCACGCAGGCCCGGCGCGGACTGCTGTGGGGCATCCGGGAACTGCAGGTGCAGGCGTTCACCAAGCGGCCCGACGAACTCGGCCTGGTCGAGCGGCTGGCCAAGCGGAACATCGCGCGGGCCGTGAAGGACCCGGCGCTGCGCGCGAAGCTGACGCCCGACTACCGGATCGGCTGCAAGCGCATCCTGCTGTCGAACGCCTACTATCCGGCGCTCACGAAGCCGAACGTGGACGTCGTGGCCTCCGGGCTCGCCCGGATCGAGGGGTCCACGCTGGTCGCCGCCGACGGCAGCACGGCGGAGGCCGACGCGATCGTCTTCGGGACCGGCTTCCACGTCACCGACATGCCGATCGCCGACCGCGTCGTCGGGGCGGAGGGCCGGACGCTGGCCGAGTCGTGGAAGGACGGCATGAAGTCGCTGCGCGGCGCGACCGCGGCCGGCTTCCCCAACTGGATGACGATCATCGGACCCAACACCGGGCTCGGGAACTCGTCGATGATCCTGATGATCGAGTCCCAGCTGAACTACATGGCCGACTTCGTACGGCAGTTGGACGTGCTCGGCGGGCGTGTGGCGCTCGACGCGCGGCCCGCCGCCGTCGACGCCTGGAACGACCGAGTGCAGGAACGCATGAAGCGCACCGTGTGGAACACCGGCGGCTGCACCAGCTGGTACCTCGACGCCAACGGCGTCAACACGACCGTGTGGCCCGGCACCACCACGGAGTTCCGTGGCGCCACGCGCCGGGTCGACCTGGCGGAGTACGAGGTGGTGCGCGCGGCGGAACCCGACCCCGGACCGGCTGTGACGGGCACCCGCAAGAAGAAGGCGGTGGCGGACGCGTGAGCCGGCTGACGCACGACGCGCACGGGACGTACGCGCCTCCCCCGCCCGTACGGGAACTGGTCGCGCACTCCGCGGACGGCGCGACCCTGCACGTCGAGGTGCACGGTCCCGAGGGCGCGCCCGCCGTGATCCTCGCGCACGGCTGGACCTGTTCGACGGCCTTCTGGGCGGCGCAGATCCGGGACCTCGCCGTCGACCACCGGGTCGTCGCCTACGACCAGCGCGGTCACGGGCGCAGTCCGGCGAGCGAGCTGTGCAGCACGGACGCGCTCGCCGACGACCTGGAGGCGGTGCTCGCGGCGACGCTGGCGCCGGGCGAGAAGGCCGTGCTCGTGGGGCACTCGATGGGCGGGATGACGCTGATGGCGGCGTCCACCCGGCCCCGCTTCACCGAGCACGCGGCGGCGGCGCTGCTGTGCAGCACCGGGAGCACCCGGCTGGTCGCCGAGTCGCGGGTCGTCCCGCTGCGGGCCGGCCGGCTCCGGACGCGGGTCACCGCGGCGGTGCTCGGTTCCCGCGCGCCGCTCGGGCCCGTCACACCGGTCGCCCGCCGGATCCTCAAGTA
The window above is part of the Streptomyces sp. NBC_01428 genome. Proteins encoded here:
- a CDS encoding flavin-containing monooxygenase, which encodes MTEHEHVRVAVIGSGFGGLGAAVRLRREGITDFVVLERADSVGGTWRDNSYPGCACDVPSHLYSFSFAPNPEWPRTFSGQEHIRAYLEHVADVFRLRPHLRFNSEVRMMTWDAEKLRWGIETSSGYLTADLVVSATGPLSDPKIPEIPGIATFTGKVFHSARWDHDYDLRGKRVAMIGTGASAIQIVPAIQPDVSRLTLFQRTPPWVMPRVDRAITGAERWLHRQLPFTTQARRGLLWGIRELQVQAFTKRPDELGLVERLAKRNIARAVKDPALRAKLTPDYRIGCKRILLSNAYYPALTKPNVDVVASGLARIEGSTLVAADGSTAEADAIVFGTGFHVTDMPIADRVVGAEGRTLAESWKDGMKSLRGATAAGFPNWMTIIGPNTGLGNSSMILMIESQLNYMADFVRQLDVLGGRVALDARPAAVDAWNDRVQERMKRTVWNTGGCTSWYLDANGVNTTVWPGTTTEFRGATRRVDLAEYEVVRAAEPDPGPAVTGTRKKKAVADA
- a CDS encoding alpha/beta fold hydrolase, which gives rise to MSRLTHDAHGTYAPPPPVRELVAHSADGATLHVEVHGPEGAPAVILAHGWTCSTAFWAAQIRDLAVDHRVVAYDQRGHGRSPASELCSTDALADDLEAVLAATLAPGEKAVLVGHSMGGMTLMAASTRPRFTEHAAAALLCSTGSTRLVAESRVVPLRAGRLRTRVTAAVLGSRAPLGPVTPVARRILKYATMGAGSSPLMVDACARIVHACPRTVRHAWSAVLESLDLDHGVRELRVPTAVIAGTADRLTPVVHARALVAALPNCVGSTELPGVGHMTPIEAPELVTARIRELVTTYTQTAEEIEEIKEGA